The window TAGTCACGTAAACAAATAGTATAATCTACAGCGTCCTAAATAACTATGTTCTAGTCACGTAAACAAACTAGTATAATCTACAGCGTCCTAAATGACTATGTTCTAGTTACGTAAACAACCTTGTGTAATCTACAGCGTCCTAAATAACTATGTTCTAGTCACGTAAACAAACTAGTATAATCTACAGCGTCCTAAATGACTATGTTCTAGTTACGTAAACAAACTAGTATAATCTACAGCGTCCTAAATAACTATGTTCTAGTCACGTAAACAAACTAGTATAATCTACAGCGTCCTAAATGACTATGTTCTAGTCACGTAAACAACCTTGTATAATCTACAGCGTCCTAAATGACTATGTTCTTTCTAGTTACGTAAACAACCTTGTATAATCTACAGCGTCCTAAATGACTATGTTCTAGTCACGTAAACAAACTAGTATAATCTACAGCGTCCTAAATGACTATGTTCTAGTCACGTAAAACAACCGTGTATAATCTACAGCGTCCTAAATGACTATGTTCTAATCACGTAAAACAACCGTGTATAATCTACAGCGTCCTAAATGACTATGCTCTAGTCAAGTAAACAACCGTGTATAATCTACAGCGTCCTAAATGACTATGTTCTAGTCACGTAAACAACCTTGTATAATCTACAGCGTCCTAAATGACTATGTTCTAGTCacctaaacaaataaaagcatagcaaacaaaaaaatctattttcaaaagaaatttgtAACCAAATTATATTACAACGAGTTATTTTAATAAAGGGGTGGGGAGTAAGAATGTTGGTCCTGTGATAAAGCACTTAGATTGCGAACTGAGAAGCGCcgagttcgaatctctgtgaagactgggatttttttatttcggaatttctaggacgcccctgagtctacccaattCTAATTGGTACATGACTTAAGTtgaagaaagtaaaggcggttggtcgttgtgctggccatattcTAGAATGGGCTTGTTAAGAGACACAAATAAAGATAACCTAATTATAATAACTAGAAGGTAAGGTATTCATAATGTAAATAATCATAATATTAATGCTGGCGAAACACAACTAGTCAGAAAGATTCTTTTTTTCGGGGATCTGGATGGCCTTGTGATTCTAGTGGTTTGTTCGCTTGGTCCTGTGCGATGCTGTCGAATCGGAAGGTCCATGTCCCCAGTGCATCCTTATGCATATATCATCTatattaaaataagataattttattggtcaaaaaaaataattaaattcagTTTTACTATAACTGTAGTACACAAGATGAATAAACATGgggtctattttagtctaagcCTACGTCGTTACTACGTATTCCCTTTCTTTTCAGATGGCTTGAATGTTTAAATGACGACAAAACAACGCGGTGTGCTACAGAAACAGAACATGTCTACGGTTCGGACTACGTTCACACTGCGAATCTGACAGTATCGGAGAAGTCTAGCGATCCATCCAAATTTATCTTCAGGTGCGCCTTGCAAGACCAGCGCTACATTCAAGAAAAGGGGGAGCTCCTCTGCACGCGGTCTAATCTCACCTGCGATGACGCCTTCGACGCCTGCAAGCTTTCTAGCAACGATAAATCCGCCATCTTCCTGTGGGACGCCTCACAGGTCACCGAATTCGGGCACGACCCGGAAGTAGTACAGAGAATCTGCGGGGACGTCTGCGAGAGCGGTCAGGATGATGACGAGACTGTGGCTGAAGCCGTCTCCCGGGTTCCGATATTTATTTGGATTATCGTTGGCGTAGTAGGTGCTATACTTCTCATCTCATTAATAGTCCTTATAGTCCTGATGTGCTGCATTCGacgtcaaaagaaaaagaagggaTCTAAAACTCTATCCGATCAACACGACCAGGTCGAGAAAAGATCCTCGAAATTTCTGCACGAAGAAGATCCCAGTGACGAGCTGCGGATAGCCGACCACAGCCAAGTCTCTCCTATAGGTTTCGTTGAGCTTTCGGAACTTGACAAGTCTCAGAAAAAGGTCACGTCTGCTGAAGCAAAGGACGAGAATGTCGAACATCGttcaagtaaaaatataaaagcaGACGGTGATGGCAAACTTTGACCTTtgcataaattataaatttgaaaaacaaaatggcgtGTTCTATCTCAAAGTTATAGAACTAAGGCTAGCTGCTTgaaaacaaataacaataaatacagCAATGAACAATCTCACTTGGGATGTGAAATATTGTAATTGTCAAAGGAAAGTAAATTTTAATAGGTCAATAGCAATTGTTTCAGagctctgtttctttctttctctctctctctctctctttctctctcacacacacacacacacacatatagctctcactttctgtatttttttctctcttctctcttttttgcACTCACACACTCAAAACCATAccctctatctttctctctctctctctctctgtctctctctcaataATTTCGTACATTTGCAGTAGAAGTTGATGAGTTCCGATTTGTTCCCGACACACGTTGTTTTGAGTTGGCCCATACACTCGGCATAAACCGAAGCTATATCAGTAATGTTAACGCATgtcatagatctaataaatccAAATGTTAGGAAATTATGTGAAGtgtttttaacatacatatgtATTATATGTGTCTTATTGCATTCGTTTTCATGTAAACTTTGATTGTATATGTGTGAGTGTGGGTAGCTTGTAGTCGTAGATAATCGGCTGTTTaggctaattttttttcttcatgagTTATGTCAAATGTCTTTATCATAGCCAAATATTAGTTGtgaattaaaatactttattttgactgggaaaactttttttttttaactttttaaactgTGTATTTGAAGACAAATGTTGAAAGGTGTGTGAATGTGTTTTTTCCTAGCAACTTAACAGTTAATAGAAACTTCTAATTGAACTCATAATTATATGAGTATCAGCATCCAGAATGTACCGATAATGTCTATCATTCAAGATTTAAACTTGTTTATTTGTGTATAAATATACTCAATAAGCTTATATGTATTGTATGCTATGAAAGATTTTCTATCCGTATGGTGTAAACCGATATTTATGTACATGCAATAAAGAGTTGTGTATTAGCCTACTATAAACGTATAAAACGCTATGTATTGTATGCTGAGGAGTTTACATTCTGGAATGTGTTTTGTATTCGAATAGTACCCGTATGTAGTGTTTTAAAATGACATGCCCTAAAAGGTTATGTTTTGCATGTTAAAAAAGTGTTATGATTTAGTTTGCAATAaagtgttttatgttttttacgCAATGGTTTTCTAAGTGTATATATAATAAAGTGTATTGTGGatgtatgcaatagtgttataTATTACACCTGTCCACCTGCGGACACTGGTTATGCTTGTCTtgattgtggcaaaatatgtaggtcacagctggggctgcgcagccacgggaaatactgcattcctcactaatcttcgaactcgaagacaagccttattttttttttattattaactataatttgaattttttttaaaaacatcttcAGCTTAACATTTAAAAACGGTTCCAAATACTATACTCATCGTGTAGGCAGAACAGTTATTACTGAGCTACCCTTACAAACGTATGCCCATCATGGAGCGAAATCACCTAGAAGCTTTCTATACAGCATCtaggtctcagagccatacaaaagcgtggtgagaaccactgctttatcgACATTTACTTTCGTAGGTAAGCGAAGACCTAATCCGCTATACTCTCATTTAAAGACCACCAAAAGCGATGTAAGCGTTAGCGATACGGTTGTCTTCTTGTCTTTAAATACTATGATGAATCTAAATAGTTCAAAGGTTAAGTAatttacaagaaaacaaacaacacgGAGAATTTATTTCCTGCTAATGTGTGTCAAACGTATCTCTTCTGTTGTTTCTGAAGCATGACACATGTAttgttcattcataaaacatttctgCACGGGATGCAATATGAAAAAGCAGCACAGCTATTGGGTTGCTAATCTGGTAAATATGTATGTCTAACGCAGCTAAATATGTTGCCAACTTTGTGCTTATGTACAATCCAACAGAGAATAGATTGGTCAGTAaggtagggttagggttaggtagGGTTACCAGAAACCGGATAATGGAGGTCTTGTCAGGCAGGCATTGACCATAAGTGTGAAAAATAACCAGCGTAGGATTATTTTACATTCAAGAgctttttcaagaaagatgcatttccaaaacactcacgattcttaaaaaCAACCTGCACCGATTAAACCACTGCTACATTCactctgaacgaagtggtcgtctcctttccattaggactaaaacagaaagatttcaaaactcctttatcccactttcggccagagtgtcgtcatcgagaagtacatagaagtcaaactcataaagcgctggttatgaatGTGTATGCGTTTCgtgagtgaatgttgttcgaattttttcatctatattgtttttgtaaagtagttacgctgaggttgtcaattgtagtcaaactgaatttccatttgattggatcaataaaattatcgtatcttatcttatacatgtTTAAGACATTCCTTCAGAGCTAAACCCTAGATCTCTAGACaacaaaaaatggctgagacaGATTTTGGGACTCTGTTATATGGAtcaggtctcaaacaaggaaatcctatgccgaactgggagtcgaacacttagtgaggttgtgacagagagtcgcatgaggtttgcgggacaaaAAAAACTAcgtataccaagagttgcgatgacatggaggccaatacgaggaaaatgcaaacagggacgtcctcgtattacctggcgacacactttcatggaggacctcagaacagtggacaccaggtgggaggaggcttcagacattgccagtgacagatctttgtgagAGAGCTTGTCGCCCAATGCACCAAACGGCGAGGAGGACCTAAAtctaagtaaagtaaaaagagCCCTAGACTGAGCCTCAGGGTAGCGGGGGATGGCGATAGGTTGGGTGGGAACCCGTGACCATCAAGTCTGCATTTCAAAGCGCTAACCACACGACAAGACAACCATATGTTGTTTACTTTCATTAAATTGTATCCTGCAATCGAGttctttctttattattttctgATTCAAACACAAATCACTCATAAATAACAGAAAGTTTGGCCACTACATACTACAGGCGGCTGAATGATAAGGCGATTTCATTCCGAACTTTGGGtactgggttcaaatcttggtgaagactgggattttcaatttcgtgattttttgttttgggggggggggggcgcccctgagtccaccaaacttaaatggctacatgacaccctgtataaccgttggccatagaaacagatgaccgcaAACTCTGAATGTgtaactttttcttttatccTTCTATGAGTTACGCATGTGTCTAGACTCTTAGTAACCGAATGTgagtttattgatttatttccaGTAATGCGGCTTTGTCTTCTGTATTACATGTTATTCGGCtttttgcaagaaaaaaaaagtgttacaaTACAATTTATAGAAAATTGCGTTAAGGTTTCTAAATAATTTATGGTAGTCACATTTGTGtctcattaaaaatataataaaaatacagaagacagaaaataaacagtttttatatatttgatgGTAATTATTTCAGTGTTTTTGGGAAGATAGAAATAAAACGAgaacaataataatagcaatgtctttgattccgaagattcaGGAGGAGTGAACTGTTTCACTTGACTGCGCAAATCCAGTTGAGACCTGCGTATTCttccgcatctcgtgcagacaaagccgttgtccgccggcggtctatttaagttttctttcagtcttctgcgcctgtcttccaTAATGATTTTCCTTTTAGGTCtgaaatgtgtgtcccgcagcctttgtgagagatCTCAAACTGTCTCTATCAGAGGTCATCTAAGCCAGTATGACGAAATGCCACCTAAACTGATCTCTATTGCGCTtacggtggggggggggggagaaagaacctCTGTTACGTCTTTCTTCTTTAAGGTCGCCTAAAAgtatcgcctttggcatgcggacGTCTCCCGTGTGGGATAGGTGTCCGCCCCAGCGTAGCTGTCGAATGGTAATAACTATATTCTGTGTTCTGGAGGCCGGTGTGGACAGTATTGGAGATCAAAAATACTGCTGAAACAAAAGCTGTAATTATTTGTAAATGCCCAAATAAGTAAAATTATTTAGCCCTATTAAACGTGCGAGATTGTTTCCTTTGGTGGGTATGTGTTTGAACtttgataattatattaaaagaagtaccagataagtgtttttttttctacataataTTTGAACTTTCACTACCGTGACTAATTTTTCAAAGCCAAAGTTTTAATTTCCTTAACCTACCGACGAACTGGAAAACTAATGAAATGTACTAAGAGTTACAACTTCCGGTTTCAAATGAGATGTCATACGTAAATCTGTTGTCCCGATTTGTATTGGTCAAACAGTACACTTGAAAACATTCTCACGAAAACTTTCATAATGTTGTATCTCTTCAGAAAATCCAGGCTCTTAGAACTctgacaaataaataaaatcaaattttcGTTCCAACCAAATTTTCACAACCAACAACTATATACCTCATAGTACAATGATTTATATAATGCTCAAGGAGAGACATGTCCTCTTTTGTTTGCTGTACATTTGTACGGGAAAATATGTCAGCGGCCATTCTACCATGAAGGACGACTTCAAGCCTGTGTTAAGTCTACAGTACAGCGAAGACATTAGACTTATAAGTTTCAACGGAAACTATTTTCATCAGtaagaatattttaatttaacaattaaaaagttttttttttgtttttttttttttgtaataaccaaagacataaataaatatagactggccgataaaagagttttatgaaacgaaaatttgtgacttgcaattttttgTACGttattatacagcagtgtatttttgtttaatctctaagactgaagatcatgcaactattcagaattcggaaatccgacaacaatagatatgatatacatgttttcaagttacatgaagttattttctagtctatatttatatatgtctatggtaatAAAGCTATGGAGAGGAGAGGAGATACGAAactaatctttctaaaaatctattttttaaattatctatttcaattttagcTCAAAATTTTTACAGAACTTATTTCATAGTGATTAAAAATAGTTTCGCATAGAAATAGTTGTGTTAATGAAATGTTTCCTCaaaattacaaacttttttttaggcaagcgatattttttttttactgtttttatATTTCGTTGACTGATGAAGATGTAaaattccctttcagaccttgtgataaaAAATATCTTCTCATCCTTACTAGAacgcagtgtttcccaaactgtgttccgcggaaccctacgTTCCGCGAtgcctgaataagtgttccacgaactactggaataattagccACCAatgtctctaaaaaaaaaacaacaacagaaaaaagcaatttttttcgctaaatactcagatttAAGtttgtgcgaagtgttccattaagcAAAACACTTGGGAAAAACTGCCATAACACAATAAACACAAATTAAATTCTGAATGCGTACTTAATTTAAAAAGCTCGGCTTACTTTAAGTATCATTGAATGAAAGGCGTAGAACAAGTATACGGAATAACCCGATCTCATGTACGTAAAAAGAATTTGCTTTTGTATGTTTCAGATTTATGGCCTGCCTTTGCGATTGTCCACTTTTCGTCTGCAA of the Biomphalaria glabrata chromosome 11, xgBioGlab47.1, whole genome shotgun sequence genome contains:
- the LOC106062828 gene encoding uncharacterized protein LOC106062828 — its product is MAISGLSKRIQCFVLLMVVSVTVSQNTSVATAAANVNNVTGTTEVNTTSALPTTTTANPVKADVTTGKKNGKIVNYLKGVVLNLTVTEQPWHGFTIQFDEDLLASWLECLNDDKTTRCATETEHVYGSDYVHTANLTVSEKSSDPSKFIFRCALQDQRYIQEKGELLCTRSNLTCDDAFDACKLSSNDKSAIFLWDASQVTEFGHDPEVVQRICGDVCESGQDDDETVAEAVSRVPIFIWIIVGVVGAILLISLIVLIVLMCCIRRQKKKKGSKTLSDQHDQVEKRSSKFLHEEDPSDELRIADHSQVSPIGFVELSELDKSQKKVTSAEAKDENVEHRSSKNIKADGDGKL